In Clostridium sp., one DNA window encodes the following:
- a CDS encoding aspartate ammonia-lyase codes for MRSRIEKDLLGERKISDLNYFGINTLRALENFDLQGKINNVNLIREIALIKKAAAIVNRNLNNISDKKAAAIIKASEEAAAGKFDGQFKLSAFQGGAGTSTNMNVNEVIANRAIELLGGKKGDYSLVHPLNDVNMSQSTNDVYPTALRIAAIRAIRKLSSSLADLQNELQIKENEFSDILKLGRTELMDALPMMAGQGFGAYSRAISRDRWRIYKVEERLREVNIGGTAIGTGFNASNKFIYEITDVLQDLTGLGIARSDYPMDITQNCDVFVEVSGLLKSLAVNLMKISSDLRILNSGPKGGIGEVILPEVQAGSTIMPGKVNPVIAEMVAQVSMRVISNDAAITMAAGSGQLELNAFVPLIAECLLESLELLERAVVIFGEKCIKSININEENCRKNIEASTAAAAALVHYIGYDRTSELAKKALKDNRSIKDILYEMDILPRDKIDEILNPYQLTKPGIPGKYE; via the coding sequence ATGCGTTCCAGGATAGAGAAGGATTTGCTTGGGGAAAGAAAAATATCTGATTTAAACTATTTTGGTATAAATACACTTAGGGCCCTGGAAAATTTTGATTTACAAGGTAAGATCAATAATGTAAATTTAATAAGGGAAATTGCACTTATAAAAAAAGCTGCAGCCATAGTCAATAGGAATTTGAATAATATATCGGATAAAAAAGCAGCTGCAATAATTAAGGCCAGTGAAGAAGCTGCAGCCGGGAAATTTGACGGACAATTCAAATTAAGTGCCTTTCAAGGCGGGGCTGGAACGTCCACAAATATGAATGTAAACGAAGTTATTGCCAATAGGGCAATAGAGCTGCTGGGAGGTAAAAAAGGCGACTATAGTTTGGTCCATCCACTTAATGACGTTAATATGTCGCAATCTACCAATGACGTCTATCCAACTGCACTTAGAATTGCAGCTATAAGGGCTATAAGAAAATTGAGCAGTTCCCTGGCTGATCTTCAGAATGAACTGCAAATTAAGGAAAATGAATTTTCAGATATATTGAAACTGGGCAGAACTGAGTTGATGGATGCACTTCCGATGATGGCAGGACAGGGATTCGGAGCTTATTCCAGGGCAATATCAAGGGATAGATGGAGAATCTACAAGGTGGAGGAAAGACTCAGAGAAGTAAATATAGGCGGTACTGCAATAGGTACTGGATTTAATGCTTCAAATAAATTTATATATGAAATAACAGATGTGCTCCAGGATTTGACCGGGCTTGGAATTGCAAGATCCGACTATCCAATGGATATTACCCAAAATTGTGATGTTTTTGTGGAAGTATCCGGATTGCTAAAATCACTTGCGGTCAATCTCATGAAAATTTCAAGTGATCTGAGAATTTTAAATTCAGGACCGAAAGGTGGAATTGGGGAGGTTATTCTTCCGGAGGTTCAGGCAGGTTCTACTATAATGCCCGGGAAGGTCAACCCTGTTATAGCTGAAATGGTTGCACAGGTCAGCATGAGAGTCATATCGAATGATGCAGCCATAACCATGGCAGCTGGATCAGGACAGCTTGAATTAAATGCATTTGTTCCTTTAATAGCTGAATGCCTTTTGGAATCACTTGAGCTTCTTGAAAGGGCAGTAGTGATATTTGGAGAAAAGTGCATTAAAAGTATCAATATAAATGAAGAGAATTGTAGAAAAAATATAGAGGCTTCTACAGCTGCAGCTGCAGCTCTCGTGCATTATATTGGATATGACAGGACAAGTGAACTGGCAAAAAAGGCTTTGAAGGACAATAGATCCATAAAAGATATTCTGTATGAAATGGACATATTGCCAAGGGATAAAATTGATGAGATATTAAATCCGTATCAGCTTACCAAACCGGGTATACCTGGTAAATATGAATAA
- the hydF gene encoding [FeFe] hydrogenase H-cluster maturation GTPase HydF — protein MGLNETPRSVRTHIAIFGKRNAGKSSVINAITEQNAAIVSDVKGTTTDPVYKSMEILPIGPCVIIDTAGLDDTGELGQLRRQKTMKVLNEADISIVVVDSTVGITDYDEYIINDIKEKKIPIVIVLNKADLSDAGSDEVQSIEKKFGSPVIKVSAVTGSGIRELKGEIIKVLPESSDKFKIIGDLINPGDFVVLVTPIDKAAPKGRLILPQQQTIRDVLESDAMAVITKEYELRDTLDNLSKKPKIVVTDSQVFLKVAADTPKDILMTSFSILFARYKGNLVELVKGVKAIGKLKDGDKILIAEGCTHHRQSDDIGTVKIPRWIRQATGKKIDFEYSSGVSFKDDIRKYALVVHCGGCMLNRSAMLYRINSAKKFKVPIVNYGILIAYVQGILDRALKPFPLANMVWKEEN, from the coding sequence ATGGGATTGAACGAAACACCGCGTTCAGTTAGGACGCATATAGCAATCTTCGGGAAAAGGAACGCTGGGAAATCAAGCGTTATAAATGCCATAACTGAGCAGAATGCAGCTATTGTATCAGACGTTAAGGGAACTACTACAGATCCTGTTTATAAGTCTATGGAAATCCTTCCAATAGGGCCCTGTGTAATAATAGATACTGCCGGTCTTGATGATACTGGTGAATTGGGGCAGCTTAGAAGACAAAAAACAATGAAAGTTCTGAATGAGGCAGACATATCCATAGTTGTAGTGGATTCGACTGTTGGAATAACAGATTATGATGAATACATAATAAATGATATAAAGGAAAAGAAAATTCCAATTGTAATTGTATTGAATAAAGCGGATTTATCAGATGCAGGAAGTGATGAAGTTCAGAGTATAGAAAAAAAATTTGGAAGCCCTGTAATAAAAGTATCTGCAGTTACAGGTAGTGGAATAAGAGAACTGAAGGGTGAAATCATAAAAGTACTGCCTGAAAGCAGTGATAAATTCAAGATAATTGGAGACCTGATAAATCCAGGAGATTTTGTGGTCCTGGTTACCCCTATAGATAAAGCGGCTCCTAAAGGAAGACTTATACTTCCACAGCAGCAGACAATAAGAGATGTTCTTGAAAGTGATGCCATGGCTGTAATTACAAAGGAATACGAGTTGAGAGATACCCTCGATAACTTGTCCAAGAAACCCAAAATAGTTGTAACGGATTCCCAGGTATTTCTAAAAGTTGCTGCTGATACACCTAAAGATATATTGATGACGTCATTTTCAATATTGTTTGCAAGGTATAAGGGAAATCTAGTAGAGCTTGTAAAAGGGGTCAAGGCCATAGGTAAATTAAAAGATGGGGATAAGATCCTGATAGCAGAGGGGTGTACCCATCACAGACAGTCAGATGACATAGGAACAGTCAAAATACCAAGATGGATAAGGCAGGCTACCGGGAAGAAAATAGACTTTGAATATTCTTCAGGAGTTTCTTTTAAAGATGACATAAGAAAATATGCTCTTGTAGTTCACTGCGGTGGATGTATGCTGAACAGGTCAGCCATGCTCTACAGGATCAATTCGGCTAAAAAGTTTAAAGTCCCAATAGTCAATTATGGTATACTTATTGCATATGTACAGGGCATATTGGATAGGGCACTAAAACCATTCCCGCTGGCAAATATGGTATGGAAAGAAGAAAATTAG
- a CDS encoding DUF6873 family GME fold protein has translation MKYAIIDFRTSIEEKENLIKLGAEIIICPPCRELYGEVCGHPDMLLHFIDKHTAVVHRNIDKSFIKKLENIGIDVLLSECKLTDRYPEDIILNALDLPELFVHNLKYTDHVLLNNIKNKKLINVNQGYTKCSSAIIGKNAVVTSDTGIYTALLEENVNLLQIPYGDILLPNFDYGFIGGCCGSFDDCVVFFGDLSYYSYGEKMLAFLKKHNMKPVFLRKGKLIDRGSIFFI, from the coding sequence ATGAAATACGCAATTATTGATTTTAGAACAAGCATTGAAGAAAAAGAAAATTTGATCAAACTTGGAGCAGAAATTATAATATGCCCGCCATGCAGAGAGCTCTACGGCGAAGTCTGCGGTCATCCGGATATGCTTCTGCATTTTATAGACAAACATACTGCTGTAGTTCACCGAAATATTGATAAAAGTTTTATAAAAAAGTTAGAAAATATAGGCATAGATGTGCTTTTATCCGAATGCAAACTTACAGATAGATATCCAGAGGACATAATTTTGAACGCACTTGATCTTCCAGAATTATTCGTCCACAATTTAAAATATACAGATCATGTATTATTAAATAATATAAAAAATAAAAAGCTTATAAATGTAAACCAGGGCTATACAAAATGTTCCTCGGCAATAATCGGTAAAAATGCAGTTGTTACAAGTGATACCGGTATTTATACTGCACTTTTAGAGGAGAATGTCAATTTGCTGCAAATCCCCTATGGAGATATTTTACTTCCTAACTTCGATTATGGCTTTATAGGGGGATGCTGCGGCTCCTTTGACGATTGTGTAGTATTTTTTGGAGACTTGAGCTATTATTCCTATGGTGAAAAAATGCTTGCTTTTCTAAAAAAACACAATATGAAGCCTGTATTCTTGAGGAAAGGGAAACTCATAGACAGAGGAAGTATATTCTTTATATAG
- the ytxC gene encoding putative sporulation protein YtxC — MPLLILVYKAEKENIINGIRAMREYFKGKNINIGISEKMESDTHFLKIFSDSELNERLKNIFNIYIADILYSIMVDEFYKKDMDNFLSETYFFLNTGEIEWIKKESINCIKGNISIIDENSVYCINKKNDIIEKIIRCIDENNNINVEGFVTFRMKNILDDFESIVDKVVEKYMVEKEYDEFIKLLKYFVEIQESKIDYLDIVIQDSGNYIIRDENGADITNKLFNELDECRNNNAATSEDMLISTLITNAPERISIHSIENCRNEELIDTIQKVFTDRVKLFNKCNV, encoded by the coding sequence ATGCCGCTGTTAATTTTAGTTTATAAGGCTGAAAAAGAAAATATAATAAATGGAATAAGAGCTATGAGAGAATATTTTAAAGGTAAAAATATAAATATAGGTATATCTGAAAAGATGGAATCCGATACTCACTTCCTAAAGATATTTTCCGATAGTGAATTAAATGAAAGGCTTAAAAATATATTCAATATTTATATAGCTGATATACTGTACAGTATAATGGTAGATGAATTCTACAAAAAGGACATGGACAATTTTTTAAGTGAGACCTATTTTTTCTTGAATACCGGGGAGATTGAGTGGATAAAAAAAGAAAGTATTAATTGTATTAAAGGAAACATATCAATTATAGATGAAAATTCTGTCTATTGTATAAATAAAAAAAATGACATAATTGAAAAGATAATAAGATGTATAGATGAAAACAACAATATAAACGTAGAAGGATTTGTTACCTTCAGAATGAAGAATATACTGGATGATTTTGAAAGTATAGTGGATAAAGTGGTAGAAAAGTACATGGTTGAAAAAGAATATGATGAGTTTATAAAGCTTCTTAAGTATTTTGTGGAAATACAGGAAAGCAAAATAGATTATCTGGATATAGTTATACAAGATAGTGGAAATTATATTATAAGAGACGAAAATGGCGCTGATATAACAAATAAATTGTTCAACGAGCTGGATGAATGCAGAAACAATAATGCTGCAACTTCTGAAGATATGCTCATAAGTACTCTTATAACCAATGCCCCTGAGCGTATAAGCATACATTCCATTGAGAATTGCAGAAATGAAGAGCTTATAGATACAATACAGAAAGTGTTTACTGACAGGGTAAAGCTTTTTAATAAATGTAATGTATAA
- the thrS gene encoding threonine--tRNA ligase, which translates to MIKVSLKNGKVIEVESGSTISDVASKISISLGKKAVGAKLNGKVAELMEEVREDCRVEILTFEDEEGKKIVWHTGSHILAQAVKRLYPDVKLAIGPAIDNGFYYDLDADFSFTPELLEKIESEMNKIIKQNEKLEKFELPRPEAIKLMEEAGEPYKVELIKDLPEDEVITFYRQGDFVDLCAGPHVPSTGRVKVVKLLSIAGAYWRGNENNKMLQRIYGIVFEKKSELQDYLKMIEEAKKRDHRKLGKELDLFSIHEEGPGFPFFHPKGMVIRNTLQEFWREVHRKAGYDEIMTPIILNEELWHKSGHWDHYKENMYFTKIDDEDYAIKPMNCPGSILVYKSKMHSYKDFPIRYGEMGIVHRHEKSGALHGLMRVRCFTQDDAHIFVTRDMIKEELLNVIKLIDNFYKVFGFEYFVELSTRPENSMGSDEDWNTATEGLKSALEAAGLDYKVNEGDGAFYGPKIDFHLRDSIGRTWQCGTVQLDFQMPSCFDLTYVGPDGEKHRPVMLHRVVFGSIERFIGILIENYAGAFPVWLAPVQVEVMNITDSQIDYVNKIVEELKERDIRVESDVRNEKIGYKIREAQMQKVPYMIIIGEKEVREGNISVRSRKEGDIGSMPLDEFISRIKHQIAEKSRDI; encoded by the coding sequence ATGATAAAAGTATCTTTGAAAAATGGAAAAGTAATTGAAGTTGAGAGCGGATCTACTATATCGGATGTAGCATCTAAAATAAGTATTTCCCTCGGGAAAAAGGCGGTAGGTGCCAAGTTGAATGGAAAAGTTGCAGAACTCATGGAAGAAGTGAGGGAAGATTGCAGGGTTGAAATACTTACATTTGAAGATGAGGAAGGAAAGAAGATAGTATGGCATACTGGATCCCATATACTTGCACAGGCAGTCAAAAGGTTATATCCGGATGTAAAATTAGCCATAGGTCCTGCCATAGACAATGGATTTTATTATGACCTGGATGCAGATTTTTCATTTACGCCGGAGCTTCTTGAAAAAATTGAGTCAGAAATGAACAAAATAATAAAACAAAATGAGAAGCTTGAAAAATTTGAGTTGCCAAGACCTGAAGCCATAAAATTAATGGAAGAGGCTGGAGAACCCTATAAAGTTGAATTGATTAAGGATCTTCCAGAAGATGAGGTAATAACTTTCTATAGACAGGGAGACTTTGTAGATCTCTGTGCAGGTCCCCATGTACCTTCAACAGGCAGGGTAAAGGTAGTAAAACTTCTTTCAATTGCAGGGGCCTACTGGAGAGGAAATGAGAACAATAAAATGCTCCAGAGAATATATGGAATTGTCTTTGAAAAGAAAAGCGAACTGCAGGATTATTTGAAAATGATAGAAGAAGCCAAAAAGAGAGATCATAGAAAACTTGGGAAAGAACTTGATTTATTCAGCATACATGAGGAAGGCCCCGGATTTCCTTTCTTCCATCCAAAGGGAATGGTTATAAGAAATACCCTTCAGGAGTTCTGGAGGGAAGTTCATAGGAAAGCAGGGTATGATGAGATAATGACTCCGATCATATTGAATGAGGAATTGTGGCACAAGTCAGGACACTGGGATCATTATAAAGAAAATATGTATTTTACTAAAATAGATGATGAGGATTATGCTATAAAGCCAATGAACTGTCCAGGTTCAATACTTGTATATAAGAGTAAAATGCATTCCTACAAGGATTTTCCTATAAGATATGGTGAAATGGGAATTGTTCACAGACACGAGAAATCAGGAGCACTTCACGGACTTATGAGAGTGAGATGTTTTACCCAGGATGATGCACATATATTCGTAACTAGGGATATGATTAAAGAGGAGCTTTTGAATGTAATAAAACTTATAGATAATTTTTACAAGGTATTTGGATTTGAGTATTTTGTGGAACTGTCCACAAGACCGGAGAATTCCATGGGAAGTGATGAAGACTGGAATACTGCAACAGAGGGCTTGAAGTCTGCATTGGAGGCAGCAGGACTGGATTACAAGGTGAATGAAGGAGATGGAGCTTTCTATGGACCTAAGATAGACTTCCATTTAAGAGATTCAATAGGAAGAACATGGCAGTGTGGAACAGTTCAGCTGGATTTCCAGATGCCATCATGTTTTGACTTGACCTATGTAGGACCGGATGGGGAAAAACACAGACCAGTCATGCTCCACAGAGTTGTATTTGGATCTATAGAGAGGTTCATAGGAATATTGATAGAAAACTATGCAGGAGCTTTTCCCGTATGGCTTGCACCGGTTCAGGTTGAAGTTATGAATATAACTGACTCACAAATTGATTATGTGAATAAAATAGTAGAGGAATTAAAGGAAAGGGACATTAGAGTGGAGTCCGATGTAAGAAATGAAAAAATAGGATATAAAATAAGGGAAGCTCAGATGCAAAAAGTACCATATATGATTATAATTGGAGAAAAAGAAGTAAGAGAAGGAAACATATCCGTTAGAAGTAGAAAAGAAGGGGATATAGGAAGCATGCCGCTTGATGAATTCATTTCCAGAATCAAACATCAGATAGCTGAAAAATCAAGGGATATATAA
- the infC gene encoding translation initiation factor IF-3, which translates to MKIINKDFLVNEKIREKKVRVIGNDGHQFGIISLDEALGFAEKSELDLVLIAPDAKPPVCKIMNYGKFLYEQTKKERESRKKQKVTALKEVRLSPTIEEHDISIKSNNARKFLLSGDKVKVTIRFRGREAEYSFTGRKILNNFYSKLEDACTIEKKAKLEGRNMIMVLSPKKA; encoded by the coding sequence GTGAAAATTATTAATAAAGATTTTCTTGTAAATGAAAAAATAAGAGAAAAAAAGGTAAGAGTTATTGGAAATGACGGACATCAATTCGGCATTATATCTTTGGATGAAGCTCTTGGGTTTGCAGAAAAAAGTGAACTTGACCTGGTATTGATAGCTCCGGATGCAAAGCCGCCTGTCTGTAAGATAATGAACTATGGCAAATTTCTTTATGAGCAGACAAAGAAGGAGAGGGAATCCCGAAAAAAACAGAAAGTTACGGCACTAAAAGAAGTGAGACTCAGTCCTACTATTGAAGAACATGATATTTCCATTAAATCCAATAATGCAAGAAAGTTCTTGCTGTCAGGAGATAAAGTTAAAGTTACGATAAGGTTCAGAGGAAGAGAAGCAGAGTATTCATTTACTGGAAGAAAGATATTAAATAATTTTTATTCTAAACTTGAAGATGCCTGTACAATAGAAAAAAAGGCAAAACTTGAAGGAAGAAATATGATAATGGTTTTATCACCTAAAAAAGCATAA
- the rpmI gene encoding 50S ribosomal protein L35 — translation MPKMKTKKSAAKRFKVTGTGKLKRAKAYKSHKLTAKTSKVKRNLRKTGYVAGAQEKNMKDLLPYL, via the coding sequence ATGCCAAAAATGAAAACTAAGAAGAGTGCAGCAAAGAGATTTAAGGTTACAGGGACTGGAAAGCTTAAAAGGGCAAAGGCTTACAAAAGTCATAAGTTAACTGCTAAGACTTCAAAGGTCAAGAGAAATCTTAGGAAAACAGGATATGTTGCAGGAGCTCAGGAAAAGAATATGAAGGATTTACTACCTTATTTATAA
- the rplT gene encoding 50S ribosomal protein L20, producing MARVKRAVNARKYHKKVLKLAKGYYGGRSKLFKTANESVIRALRNAYVGRKSKKRDFRKLWIARINAAARLNGLSYSRFINGIKTAGIDMNRKMLSEIAINDPKAFTELVEIAKKQLTA from the coding sequence ATGGCAAGAGTGAAAAGAGCTGTGAATGCTCGTAAATATCATAAAAAAGTATTAAAATTGGCTAAAGGCTATTACGGCGGAAGAAGCAAACTGTTTAAAACTGCCAACGAGTCTGTTATAAGGGCACTTAGAAATGCATATGTAGGAAGAAAGTCGAAAAAGAGAGATTTTAGAAAGCTTTGGATAGCACGAATAAATGCTGCAGCAAGATTAAATGGGCTTTCATATTCAAGGTTTATAAATGGAATAAAGACTGCGGGAATAGATATGAATAGAAAGATGCTTTCAGAAATAGCAATAAATGATCCAAAAGCATTTACTGAACTGGTTGAGATAGCCAAGAAACAATTAACTGCATAA
- a CDS encoding TrmH family RNA methyltransferase, whose protein sequence is MIKSRDNFRIKEVRKLKNRKYRNQKGEFIVEGFRFVEEAVKSRFNILMIFVEEDSKDKWREYMDSRNMDIDVVGRMYYTSHDVFKTISNTETSQGIIAVVQNNNLNIIKKDGFYVLADKIQDPGNMGTIIRSAHASGASGIILTRGTVDVYNEKTLRSTMGSVFYIPILIDYDLEITRSLKEDGFQVVASELDANVNFYNVDLKGKIILAVGNEGNGLSDDIKNMADIKVKIPMPGNAESLNASVAASVMMFEVVRQKLN, encoded by the coding sequence ATTATAAAGAGCAGGGATAATTTCAGGATTAAAGAAGTCAGAAAACTAAAGAATAGAAAATACAGGAATCAAAAAGGTGAATTTATAGTAGAAGGATTCAGATTTGTAGAAGAGGCGGTCAAGTCCAGATTCAATATTTTAATGATTTTTGTAGAAGAGGATTCGAAGGATAAATGGAGAGAATATATGGACAGCAGAAATATGGATATAGATGTTGTCGGAAGGATGTATTATACTTCCCATGATGTATTTAAAACCATAAGCAATACAGAAACTTCACAAGGTATAATTGCCGTAGTTCAAAATAACAATTTAAATATCATAAAGAAGGATGGCTTCTATGTACTTGCGGATAAAATTCAGGACCCCGGGAATATGGGAACTATAATAAGAAGTGCCCATGCATCTGGAGCATCAGGCATAATATTGACTAGGGGAACTGTAGATGTATATAATGAAAAGACACTCAGATCTACCATGGGCTCCGTATTTTACATACCAATATTGATAGATTATGATTTGGAGATTACAAGGTCGTTGAAAGAAGACGGGTTTCAAGTTGTAGCCAGTGAACTTGATGCCAATGTGAATTTTTACAATGTAGACTTAAAAGGGAAAATAATACTGGCTGTGGGAAATGAAGGAAATGGACTAAGTGATGATATAAAAAACATGGCAGACATAAAAGTTAAAATACCAATGCCGGGAAATGCTGAATCACTAAATGCCTCTGTGGCTGCATCCGTTATGATGTTTGAAGTTGTAAGACAGAAATTAAATTGA
- the pheS gene encoding phenylalanine--tRNA ligase subunit alpha encodes MKEKLQKIKEEAIRELKDIKDNTDVNSIRVKYLGKKGELTHILRGMKSLSPEERPLVGKLANEVRKNLEDAIEGASHRIKNAEKEVKLGNETIDITMPGKKQIIGKRHPLEQTLEDMKQIFISMGFTIEEGPEVELDYYNFEALNIPKNHPARGEQDTFYINDNIVLRTQTSPIQIRTMEKQKPPIKMISPGKVYRSDAVDATHSPIFYQMEGLVVDRGITFSDLKGTLELFAKKMFGEGINTKFRPHHFPFTEPSAEMDATCFVCGGKGCRVCKGEGWIELLGCGMVHPQVLRNCGIDPEVYSGFAFGMGVDRMVMLKYGIDDIRNMYESDMRFLNQF; translated from the coding sequence ATAAAGGAAAAGTTACAGAAGATAAAAGAAGAGGCCATCAGGGAACTTAAAGACATAAAAGATAATACGGATGTAAACAGTATAAGAGTGAAATACCTTGGGAAAAAGGGAGAACTTACCCATATATTGAGAGGTATGAAATCACTTTCACCAGAAGAAAGACCTTTGGTGGGCAAATTGGCAAATGAAGTGAGAAAAAACCTTGAAGATGCCATAGAAGGAGCTTCACACAGGATAAAGAATGCAGAGAAAGAAGTTAAATTGGGAAATGAAACAATTGATATAACCATGCCTGGAAAAAAACAGATTATAGGTAAAAGACACCCTCTCGAACAGACTCTGGAGGATATGAAGCAGATATTTATTTCAATGGGATTTACTATAGAGGAGGGTCCGGAGGTAGAACTTGATTACTACAATTTTGAAGCACTTAACATACCGAAGAATCATCCGGCAAGAGGTGAACAGGATACTTTCTATATAAATGACAACATAGTTCTCAGAACACAGACTTCTCCAATCCAGATAAGAACTATGGAAAAACAAAAACCTCCTATAAAAATGATATCTCCAGGAAAGGTCTATCGTTCAGATGCAGTGGATGCTACGCATTCACCAATATTTTATCAGATGGAAGGACTTGTAGTTGACAGGGGAATAACTTTTTCAGACTTGAAGGGGACTCTGGAACTGTTTGCAAAGAAGATGTTCGGTGAAGGAATAAATACAAAATTCAGACCACACCATTTTCCATTTACAGAACCTTCTGCAGAAATGGATGCAACATGCTTTGTGTGTGGAGGAAAAGGATGCAGGGTTTGCAAGGGTGAAGGCTGGATAGAGCTTTTAGGATGTGGAATGGTACATCCGCAGGTACTTAGAAACTGCGGTATAGATCCGGAAGTGTACAGCGGTTTTGCCTTCGGCATGGGTGTGGACAGAATGGTTATGCTGAAATATGGCATAGATGATATAAGAAATATGTATGAAAGCGATATGAGATTTTTAAATCAATTTTAG